The DNA segment CAGGGTTTAAACCACATCATTGCTCCAACAGGCTCACATCTTCCCTCACCTTTGCCACACTAGGGAGTGGGGGAGGCTCCCTGACAGCTtattcaggctgggaagcagcatttcagctgcctcctgccacaAACGGGGTccttcattgtcttctgttctgcttctctggggcacctggcattggccattgtcggctgacgggatactgggctggatggacctttggtctgacccagtatggctattcttatgttcttcaggGTAGGCATTTCCtttcatggtggctctgcaaaaagccaccATGAGAAGGAGAAGGCAAGGAAAATTGACTTGTTTCTTGAACCCTATCTGGCATAGGGTaattcccctgccctgactcccatggtggctctgcagagagccacagcGGGGGAAAACTGATAACATTTTGTGGCACGCCTGGGTAGTTGCCATGGCACATTGGTTGAAAACCATTACCTTAGAGAGCCACTGGGCTTTTGAAGAGAGCCAGGGTCTTTTTGAAGGCATTTCAGTTGGGATATTGAAAAAGCAACTATTCAGCTTTTGAAGAGccaataaatttttttttctaaaacctCAAAATTTGTTTGCAGACATTTGGATATATACCTTCTGGTAGGTAATCTCAGTCATAAGGCTCAAGAATGCCACAGGCAGTCCATTCAGCCTTGCAGGTGAACTTTGGAGAACTAGGAGTCTAGTTATTTAGTCAGATTCCCAAAAGGGGACATTCTAGTTTACTATGAACATGTCCAGGAAAAAACTTGCTCTACGTGTTAAATATCACACCAACTTTTTAATATGATGATCTGCCATAGGTAGTGTCAGGTGATTGCTTTAGATTCTGTGGTTCTGGTTGTTGCATGCATATCAGGCAGTTGGAATGTAGCTATTGATTAAAATGATTTTGGCGAGTGTGTGTGGGAATGAGGTGTATAAAGAGAAAGCATGTCAAAATAATTGGTATAAGTATTGAGTGTTTTGTAGGCTGTGTCTGTGTTTAACTTCCAGTCTCTGGTGATGATCCATTCAAGTGTCCTGGACTAAAAATGAAGGTGGATGTTCTATAGTGGGCATCTGAGGTACTTATCTGGCCCCCTTTACTGCAATATCTGAGAATCTCTAAGCTAGTAAGTACTGTTTGTTCCCACTTCGATGAATAGAAGGACAGAAAGGTTAAATTACTTCTCCAAGCTCTCACAGGaattctttcttccctttatttccaCTTTTTAGGCTAATAGTTTAGCAAGAAAAAGTGGAGGTTATCCTAGTTGTCTGACTTGTAGTTGCTGCTTATGTTATCTGTTGGAGGTATCTTTTAGTTGTCTAGCTCACATGTTGAAGTGTGTAGGATCTTCTCAGGCAGGGTGGGTATTATCTTGCTGTTTCTGCTGTGTCATCAAAGTGCTGTCAGCTGCACAAAGCATACTGACATGCATATATTTTTGAGCTGTAATCTTAAGTGTCACTTGTAACTGCACTGGAATCTGAtttcttgttttgcatttgtactcTGTAGTTAGTTTTCTGAAGTAAGTTTGATTGTCATTGGTTAGTAACTGTTAAAATGTGTTGATTTAAAACTAAATATAGCCTTTAAGCTAAGCTTTGTGGTACTTTTGCAAGACAGAAGTGTATTCACATATTTATGCTGCTACATAGATTAACATTCATTTATTCAGGCTCTTAATTTTTACAGTTTTATTACATTAGAAAATTGACTGAAGCATTTTCATATTTACTACATTAATTTTTATCTAATACTTTTTCAAGAATGTGGATGAAAATATAAATTACATTGAATGCACAaaccaatattttttaaaaatgtattttattctaTAAAACTATTTGCTGTGTGCTGGAGACATAAGAAAAAATTGTCAACttgtttttgcatttaaaacCAGTTTATTAAACAGAGGAAGGTATTATCTGTAGTTAACTGATTGAAATGTTTGTTTATGGTAACCAGGACTTTCCAGGTTTTTGAACTGGTACATCTCATCTTCACACCTCTGATTTCTTAACTTTGAATAAACTGAACTGAACTAGTTGAGGAAGCTattatgaagaaaatattttctgcatCTCCAGAAGAGGTTACTTCTGTCTAAAGCTGTTCTAGCATTTCAAACTAATTCCTGGTGCTTAGTAAACAACTGCCACCATTCAGTGGTTTGACATATTTTAAGACTACTTGAAGATTATTTTTatgtaatttaaattattttaatagcttATAGTTGGGGTTTAAAATAGGTTGTCataattttaaattcatttaatttaaatcaatttGTCAACTGTTCTAGCCAACATGACAGATCTAAATATGAAGGTGAGAGATTAAGCCAAGAACATCAATAAGTGGCTAAATAAATAGGCTTCCTTTGTAAgcataatatatatattttcacaGCACTTTTATAGATTTTTCAGTTAGTTTTTCCTGGATTTTTTCAGGCTGAGAAAAATCATATCACCTATGTAggagtagaggttgaacctctctaatccatcaaCATCCATGGTCTAGCATGACTTCAGTTAGCCAAATATGCACTTacgggtgtggccgagtttcctgtggtcccataaagtttgtttacaaccatcaATCCTGGCTTTCTGTTATTTAGCaatcctgtgctgttatttagctctgatttactcctaaatgtcttctaagagctcagtaagctaTGAAGCGTTGGTATTGGTGCTAGTTTGGGaaattctttggtttggcacCATCCAGGTCCCTGAAGGTGCAGGACTATGTAGTTTCAATATGTGCTATTAAAAGACCTGTTTATTTTGATTAAACAGAGAAATCTCCAACAGATTTCTCAACTGTTATTTCACAGAACTGTTTTTTGCTTGGTATTTTACAATATTTGCTTCACTTAAGTATGAATGGTAGAGATTAAGTTAATGCATGTTCATTTAGAAATGATAGTGCAACAACGTAAGTACATAGTAATTGTTTACATGCAGTTTGAGAGTACCATTTCAGATCTTTGTTgattttgagaatttttttttcgcAGTCTTAAGATACTAAAGGAGTATATTTACTCTTTTTGAACTTGCTGGACAGTTCAATATTTAAATGATGCTATTGAAAGAAACTCATTTTTTCATTTAGTCTGACTTTTGAAAAGGTACAGTTATGGATATCGCTTTTGCATTTGTGGAATTCTTAATCAGTGCTGGAGTTAATAATAAAATCATGGCAGTTTTCTAGCTCTTTTGCAGTGCCTTTTGATATTTAATATGCTCAGTGACCATTCTGAAGTCTCTACAACTATTATTTCTATGCTAGTCATAACTTTTTGAAAATTAATTCTCTTCCAGGCATATGTTTTTCTTGCATGTAATGGAAGATCTTTTGGCTGGTAATCTTCAGTGTTCTTCAGAGCATGCCATTGAACTTAGTGCATTGTTGGCTCACATGAAGTTTGGGGATTATAACCAGAATACTGCCAAGTATAGCTATGAGGAGCTGTCTTCAAAGGAGCTCACTACTGCCATCTTAGAGAGGTATGTAATTGCTATAACTATTCTTAGCAATCAGTGACAAAACTTAAGAATTTAAATTAGTAAATGATAATGTATGGCTATTTAGTGCTAAAATTTTGTTGGAGTTCCAAAGACAATTAAAGCTAGTGTTGAGGTCAGCTATTCTTTAAAAGGAAACTATGCTCTTAACCACAGTATCTTTAAGAAAGTGGTTCTACATATCCATTACGTTTGTAGATCATATTGTACATTTGCTTTTGTGGCACTAGAAGGAGGTAATTGTTTGAGTTTTCTTTGATTAGGATGTAGAGGCAGCCTAAATTGTCTGAATTCCAGTTACCTTGCCCAGTTCCACACTGTGTAAGGACACTGCTCACGGGAGAGACAAAACTATTGCTTTTTGACATGCAAGTGGAATCAACACCCTGAATAAAAATATAACTTGCATAATGTTGGCTGATAGTTTACTTCCATATAATCCTAAGAATTTCATAGACTATATTTGTCCACTCCAAAGGCACATGTGATAGGAATTTAGATAATGACTCCTTGTAATTTTAATATCCTCAGATTGTGTTGTGTTGCAAACAAGACCAAGTGTACTCCCTGTGCGCACACACACCTTTATTATTGTAGTCTAAAATCCGAATATCCAAGAGCAAAATTATAACTGTATAGATTGGACCTCTATTGCCTAGCAtcttcaggatctgactggtcccaaatgagagaatttgctggaccatgggagatcgaTATTGTCTAGctcactaccaacacttccactgcttactgggcttttacaggacatttaggggtaaataccagcacagaacattgagattcaggactggtggctgtaaacaaactttatgcaccctgggaaacttggccacacccattttAAGTGGccatctagctaactaaagtccgatgttgctggatgagagcattctTGATTAGAGCGGTTCAGTCAGTACTTGCATGCGAGTTTTTTACTGCTAGCAACTTTGTGGCCTGAAGGTTTTCCTATACAAAGgaggaggttttcaaaaggagtaTGCAGCTTTTACTTTATATTTGTTTGCTAAGTAGATACAAGGTATTGATCCTTAGTTTTGTGCTTCTGAAACTTTAATGATCAGAAGCATGTACCCAGCTATAATTAAACGAAGTAATTTTGTGCTTTTATGTAAGTACCACCTAACTTGATCTTTTAGAATCTTGTTCAGATAAGATGTTTCTGTAGAAAATAGCATATGGGTGAATGGTTCAGTACAACCTGTCTTTCTTTATCCACAGTATTACTGCAAAGCACAAGGAGCTAGAAGGTCTGAGTCAGGCTTCAGCAGAGTACCAGGTTCTGCAGATTGTGTCCACACTGGAGAACTATGGAGTGGAGTGGCACTCAGTGAGAGACAGTGAAGGGCAGAAACTACTTATTGGTGTTGGGCCTGAGGGCATCTCCATCTGTAAAGATAACTTCAGCCCCATTAACAGGTAAGTTCCTGGGGAGAAAGAACTTTATATTTTGACTTTCTCTGAGCTACACTTTGGATCTCTATATAATCAAAACtctgtttttctaaaagaaatgTGTTACATTTTTGATGTCTCTTTGTGTTGTTTTGAATTATGCAAGAGTTGTGAGAGTATACAGACTGGGGATTTAGCCTCTTCTGATAGCTGTTTCATCAGGAGACAATTGATTTTACAAACACTCTTTGGAGCTATACAAATAAATTATGTGCTTCATTGGCTCAGCATGAGGGATATGACTGTTCTGTGCTTGTTTGGTGCAGCATTTTCAATCTAGCAGTACAGCAAATGAAGAAGACCTTTTGGTTTACAAATGTGGATGTGTTAATTTCTTCTGGGTAGTCTTATAGGATGTTTCTCATAGTGTAATGTGTGAGTGGCCATAGAAAGTGTCTTAATTTTTAGAAGGAGAATAATCCTAACACACACTCATTACTCAACATTTTATATTCACATTTAGGATTGCCTATCCAGTCGTTCAAATGGCAACCCAGTCTGGGAAGAATGTGTATCTGACTGTCACCAAGGAGTCTGGCAATAGCATAGTTCTCTTGTTTAAGATGATCAGCACCAGAGCAGCAAGTGGGTTGTACAGAGCAATAACAGAGACACATGCATTTTACAGGTTTGTATTGCTAGTGGACTAAATCTTTGTACCTTTTCAACAGCAGCTGAGTCAAGGATTTAAACTTGGCATAAGACTGTAACTATATGGCATTTCCTCAAACTCTTGCTTTCTAGATATTCCTATGTAGAATTCCATTATATCTTTGTGCACACAGTACCGGGAACAGCAAGAGTGGTACGAAACAAAATTCACACACAGTTCTACTCTGCTTCTGTTAAATGCAAGAGCAGAATAGATTCTAACTGCTGAGGTTTTGTGGGATGGGAACATATACTTCAGGAAAATCCTTGGAAATTGAACTGTTGAAACAAAATTATGTAGGCTAAATGTGTCATATATTATTGCCTTCCATTGTTGGTGGGTGTCTGAGCTCGGGGAATAAATAAGacacatggggcttgtctacacttgcccgaacttcgaagggggcgttctaatcagggcgatgggagattactaacgaagtggtGCGGTGaatacgcaacacttcattaggctaatcctcccctgcagcaacttcgaagcttcaaactttgaagtagtgcaggcacttcgaagttgccgcagaggagaattagcctaatgaagtgctacgtattcaccacagcacttcattagtaatcttccctcaccctgattaacacaccctctttgaagttgggggcaagtgtagacccagccatcaaGTTGTCAGTATTAATCAATCAAGTTTTCACTTGTCTCAATGGGTTTGTCTTACAGGTGTGACACTGTTACAAGCGCTGTCATGATGCAATACAGTCGAGATTTAAAGGGCCACCTAGCATCTTTGTTCCTGAATGAAAACATTAATCTTGGCAAAAAGTATGTCTTTGACATTAAACGAACATCAAAGGAGGTTTATGATCATGCAAGGAGGGCTCTTTACAATGCCGGCATTGTGGATCTTGTTTCAAGAAGTGACCAAACGCCACCAAATTCTCCCCTTAAGTCTTCAGAAAGTAATATGAACTGTGACAGGTGTGAGGGTCTCAGCTGCCAGCAAACAAAAGCTCTTCAAGAGAAGCTGCGGAAGCTGAAGGAGTCTATGCTATGTATGGTGTGTTGTGAAGAAGAAATAAATTCAACCTTTTGTCCTTGTGGCCACACAGTATGCTGTGAGACCTGTGCTGCCCAGTTGCAGGTAATTGTATTTTCACTTGGGGCATTCCAACTAATGTGTTAAACAGTTGATTTCACTTCATTGTTTACTAATACAATTAATTCATCATTACAAATATACTCAGCAAagtttgttttgtatttaaatttaattttcttaGTTTCTTAATTCACTAGATAAAACGATATGGCTATAGTATGAAGAAAGAGAAAGTAGATGAGGTAGTGTTTTATTTGACCAGCTGTTCTTAGTGaaagacaagtttttgagcttgCACAGAGGTCTTCAGGTCTGGCATAGTATATACTCTTTTCTTTTGTAGAAATCATTGAGTGTTTTGCAGAGAAGTTAGGAGTTAGAAGCATAAAAATTTCTTGTCATATTGGAAACATGCAGATAGCAGACTTCGGTCTCACCAATAATGTTTGTTGATTGAGGTGTTAAATTTGTGCTCATTGGTCCAGAAAATTGTGGTGAAGATGTGTTCCCTAATACTTTCTATCTTCTTTCCAGTCATGCCCAGTTTGCAGGTCGCTGGTAGAGCATGTCCAGCATGTGTATTTGCCAACCCACACAAGTCTGCTCAATCTGACCATGATATAATCTACATGTACGCTTCTAAAGCATCATATACTTGTACAAACCGCACTAAGATGAGCTACAGCCATTGATTCTGAAGAAGGCAACAACTTCAGCTCTTGCCTGCAATGAGGAACAGACACCCAGTTAGATCCATGGATTGAGGCCAGTATT comes from the Carettochelys insculpta isolate YL-2023 chromosome 2, ASM3395843v1, whole genome shotgun sequence genome and includes:
- the MYLIP gene encoding E3 ubiquitin-protein ligase MYLIP, with the protein product MPAPAMLCYVTRPDAVVMEVEVEAKANGEDCLNQVCRRLGIIEVDYFGLQFTGSKGESLWLNLRNRISQQMDGLAPYRLKLRVKFFVEPHLILQEQTRHMFFLHVMEDLLAGNLQCSSEHAIELSALLAHMKFGDYNQNTAKYSYEELSSKELTTAILESITAKHKELEGLSQASAEYQVLQIVSTLENYGVEWHSVRDSEGQKLLIGVGPEGISICKDNFSPINRIAYPVVQMATQSGKNVYLTVTKESGNSIVLLFKMISTRAASGLYRAITETHAFYRCDTVTSAVMMQYSRDLKGHLASLFLNENINLGKKYVFDIKRTSKEVYDHARRALYNAGIVDLVSRSDQTPPNSPLKSSESNMNCDRCEGLSCQQTKALQEKLRKLKESMLCMVCCEEEINSTFCPCGHTVCCETCAAQLQSCPVCRSLVEHVQHVYLPTHTSLLNLTMI